One region of Primulina tabacum isolate GXHZ01 chromosome 1, ASM2559414v2, whole genome shotgun sequence genomic DNA includes:
- the LOC142505108 gene encoding uncharacterized protein LOC142505108, whose product MNKVSIPDTEGPSVVAEETHSLEEAQYINNRNFGGFGGYRGNPPPNTYPPGEGKPSFEDLVGTFVAESEKRMARTESRLDSMETHIGNMGGTMKSLETQIGQLANALRDQNRGQFPSNTEVNPKEQCKAVTLRSGKELEVQSPKEMVENEKSVEDVEFEVITENKVEDSKTKVVQPLAFKPAIPYPQRFKKKSLDDQFAKFLEIFKKIHINIPFADALEQMPNYAKFIKDVMSKKRKLQEFETVKLTEECSAILQKKLPQKLKDPGSFTIPCFIGIRDPLESCLVGAAEAVSEDDWKVKEQLVALEVLHKEKKTDVLIEELNVKEKIEVISPSPDLKELPSHLCYAFLGEKSTYPVIISSSLTIDEKDKLLRVLREYKTALGWSISDIRGISPTICMHKILMEESYTPYVDHQRRLNPAMKEVVKNEVLKLLNAGVIYAISDSNWVSPVQVVPKKGGITVVKNEHDELISTRTVTGWRVCMDYRKLNNATRKDHFPLPFIDQMLDRLAGYCHYCFVDGYSGYNQIAIAPEDQVKTTFTCPYGTFAFRRMPFGLCNAPATFQRCMMAIFADMVEEIMEVFMDDFSVFGSSFDHCLHNLSLVLQRCQEKNLVLNWEKCHFMVQEGIVLGHKVSSKGLEVDRAKVVAIEKLPPPKNIKGIRSFLGHAGFHRRFIKDFSKITKPLCNLLEKDSTFIFDDDCLQAFEKIKRALVTAPIMIVPDWKEPFELMCDASDYAVGAVLGQRRERMFRAIYYASRTMDAAQQNYTTTEKEMLAVVFAFDKFRPYLIGTKVKDKKGSENQVADHLSRLELEDRKEEGAIQETFPDEQLFEVSSILPWFADIANFLSCGILPPYLNHHQKKKFFHDIKIFFWDDPYVYKRCADQVIKRCVDGVEAHQILELCHSSAYGGHFGVTRTAAKVLQSVKFVHKNIFTRFGTPRAIISDEASNDVRKLHLSEMDEFRNDAYENAKIYKEQTKKWHDKLIVRREFKPGQQVLLFNSRLKLFPGKLKSRWLDPFLVETVYPHGAIEIKCSDGRTFKVNGQRVKPYYGTEVRHLDNIPLGGST is encoded by the exons ATGAATAAAGTGAGCATACCTGACACTGAAGGTCCTTCCGTGGTTGCTGAAGAAACTCATTCTCTTGAAGAAGCCCAATATATCAACAACAGAAACTTTGGTGGAtttggaggatatcgaggtaaccctcctcCTAATACTTATCCTCcag GGGAGGGAAAGCCTTCGTTTGAGGATTTGGTAGGTACATTTGTGGCTGAATCTGAAAAGAGGATGGCTAGAACTGAGTCTCGGCTTGATAGCATGGAGACTCACATAGGAAACATGGGTGGTACGATGAAATCTTTGGAGACACaaattggacagttggctaatgcTTTGAGAGATCAGAACAGGGGTCAATTTCCGAGTAATACGGAAGTTAATCCAAAAGAGCAGTGCAAGGCAGTCACTTTGAGGAGCGGAAAAGAATTGGAGGTTCAAAGTCCCAAGGAGATGGTGGAAAATGAGAAGTCAGTGGAAGATGTTGAGTTTGAGGTTATAACAGAGAATAAGGTTGAGGACTCTAAGACAAAAGTTGTACAACCTCTTGCATTTAAGCCTGCCATTCCATACCCTCAGAGGTTCAAAAAGAAGAGTTtagatgatcaatttgcaaaattcCTTGAGATTTTTAAGAAGATACACATCAATATACCATTTGCTGATGCATTGGAGCAAATGCCCAACTATGCCAAGTTCATTAAAGATGTGATGTCTAAAAAGAGGAAGCTGCAAGAGTTTGAGACAGTGAAGCTTACTGAGGAGTGCAGTGCCATCCTACAAAAGAAATTACCACAAAAAttgaaagatccagggagttttactattccttgcttTATTG GAATTAGGGACCCTTTGGAGAGTTGCTTGGTTGGAGCTGCTGAAGCTGTTAGTGAAGACGACTGGAAAGTGAAAGAGCAACTGGTGGCTCTTGAAGTATTgcataaagaaaagaaaacggaTGTGTTGATTGAAGAGTTGAACGTCAAAGAGAAAATAGAGGTAATATCACCCTCTCCTGATCTGAAGGAATTGCCAAGCCACCTATGTTATGCATTCTTAGGAGAGAAGTCGACATATCCGGTAATCATATCTTCCTCCCTTACTATtgatgaaaaagataaattattgagAGTATTGAGGGAATATAAAACTGCATTGGgatggtcgatttctgatattaggggaattagccccactatatgcatgcataaaattttaatggaggagtcgtatactccttatgtggatcatcagaggAGATTAAATCCGGCAATGAAAGAAGTTGTGAAAAATGAGGTGCTTAAATTGTTGAATGCTGGTGtgatatatgctatttctgatagtaattGGGTGTCTCCTGTACAAGTTGTACCGAAAAAGGGTGGAATAACTGTGGTTAAAAATGAACATGATGAattaatatctactcgtaccgTAACTGGTTGGCGAGTTTGTATGGATTATAGAAAATTGAACAATGCCACccgaaaagatcattttccattgccttttattgatcaaatgctagatagacttgctggttattgtcattattgcttcgtagatggttattcaggttataaccagataGCTATAGCACCAGAGGATCAGGTGAAGACTACTTTTACGTGTCCCTATGGCACGTTCGCTTTTAGGAGAatgccttttgggctatgcaatgcaccggccacttttcagaggtgtatgatggctatatttgcagacatggtggaggaaatcatggaagtcttcatggatgacttctcggtatttggctcttcatttgatcattgtttacatAACTTATCTCTTGTGTTGCAGAGATGCCAAGAAAAGAAcctagttcttaattgggaaaaatgtcactttatggtccaagagggcaTTGTCCTGGGACATAAAGTATCATCTAAGGGATTAGAGGTGGATAGAGCCAAGGTGGTTGCAATTGAAAAACTTCCTCCaccaaagaacatcaaaggAATAAGGAGCTTTCTAGGACATGCGGGGTTTCATCggagattcattaaagatttttctaagatcactaaacccttatgtaatttgcttgaaaaagatTCCACATtcatatttgatgatgattgtttgcaggctTTTGAGAAAATCAAGAGGGCATTGGTGACagcaccaatcatgatagtgccggactggaaggagccctttgagctGATGTGTGACGCAAGTGATTATGCCGTTGGTGCAGTATTGGGCCAAAGAAGAGAAAGAATGTTTAGGGCAATCTATTATGCAAGCCGTACTATGGATGCtgcacagcaaaattacaccacaactgaaaaggagatgcttgcTGTAGTATTTGCCTTCGACAAATTCAGGCCATATCTGATCGGCACAAAA GTCAAAGATAAGAAGGGAAGTGAGaatcaagtggctgaccactTGTCAAGACTTGAGCTAGAGGATAGGAAAGAAGAAGGAGCAATACAGGAAACATTTCCGGATGAACAACTTTTTGAGGTAAGTTCAATACTCCCTTGGTTTGCTGACATTGCGAATTTTTTGTCTTGTGGTATTCTTCCTCCATATCTGAACCACCATCAGAAAAAGAAGTTCTTTCatgatatcaaaattttcttctGGGATGATCCTTATGTGTATAAGAGATGTGCTGACCAAGTGATTAAGAGATGTGTTGACGGTGTTGAAGCACACCAAATTCTTGAGCTATGTCATTCATCTGcatatggtggacattttggagtGACACGAACtgcagctaaggtattgcaatcaG TTAAGTTTGTCCACAAGAACATCTTCACCAGGTTTGGAACACCGAGAGCCATCATAAGTGAtgaag ctTCAAATGACGTTAGGAAACTGCATTTGAGCGAGATGGATGAGTTCCgcaatgatgcatatgaaaatgccAAGATTTACAAAGAGCAGACCAAGAAGTGGCACGATAAACTCATTGTACGAAGGGAGTTCAAACCAGGACAACAAGTactcttgttcaactcccgtctgaagttgtttcctggtaagttgAAATCACGTTGGTTAGATCCATTTTTGGTGGAGACAGTGTACCCTCATGGGGCAATTGAGATAAAATGCAGTGATGGAAGGACCTTCAAGGTGAATGGGCAGCGAGTTAAGCCATATTATGGAACTGAAGTAAGGCACCTTGACAACATTCCTTTGGGCGGATCGACTTGA